In Bartonella bovis 91-4, the following proteins share a genomic window:
- a CDS encoding amino acid permease, with the protein MDYKPNLDEDYQKELQRGLDNRHVQLIAIGGAIGTGLFMGSGKTISVAGPSIILVYAIIGCILYFVMRAMGELLLSNTQYRSFMDFSSELLGPTIGFFIGWTYWLCWIVTGVADIIAIISYAQFWWPTLNPWIPVPICIIFFLMFNLVAVKLFGELEFWFGLIKIIAILVLIIVGFYMISIGFTSPNGTVSSLGNVWNDGNIFPRGITGFFAGFQIAIFSFTGIELAGTTAAEVKEPEKILPKAINSIPIRIVLFYIFSLVVIMSVIPWNQVVPDKSPFVEMFLLAGIPISAGIVNFVVLTSAASSANSGIFSTSRMIYGLATKQGAPALLGKLSNNHVPANALVFSCLCILLGYTFSSLSPTAIGAFTIVTTISAILFIFVWSVILISYITYRRNYPTQHATSTYKMPGGVFMCWITLAFFAFIIFLLTLESDTLAALKYTSFWFVFLSFMYFIFGKKNFIRHKK; encoded by the coding sequence ATGGATTATAAACCAAATTTAGATGAAGATTATCAAAAGGAACTACAACGTGGACTAGATAATCGTCATGTGCAACTTATTGCTATTGGTGGTGCTATCGGAACAGGTCTCTTTATGGGATCAGGAAAAACAATCAGCGTTGCAGGTCCTTCAATTATACTAGTTTACGCTATTATTGGTTGCATTCTCTATTTTGTAATGCGAGCTATGGGAGAATTGTTACTTTCCAATACACAATATCGATCCTTTATGGACTTTTCATCTGAGTTACTGGGACCAACTATTGGTTTTTTTATAGGGTGGACTTATTGGTTATGTTGGATTGTAACCGGAGTTGCAGATATTATTGCTATTATCAGTTATGCACAATTTTGGTGGCCTACACTCAATCCATGGATTCCCGTTCCTATTTGTATCATTTTCTTCTTAATGTTTAACCTTGTAGCAGTAAAGTTATTTGGTGAACTTGAATTTTGGTTTGGTCTTATCAAAATCATAGCAATTCTGGTGTTAATTATTGTTGGATTTTATATGATCTCTATCGGTTTTACCTCCCCAAATGGCACTGTTTCCTCTCTTGGTAACGTATGGAATGATGGAAATATTTTCCCTCGGGGGATTACTGGATTTTTTGCTGGATTTCAAATTGCTATTTTTTCTTTTACTGGTATTGAACTGGCAGGAACAACCGCAGCTGAAGTTAAAGAACCTGAAAAAATATTACCAAAAGCAATCAACTCAATACCTATTCGTATTGTACTCTTTTACATCTTCTCTCTTGTTGTGATTATGTCGGTCATACCTTGGAATCAAGTTGTTCCAGATAAAAGTCCATTTGTAGAAATGTTTTTACTTGCTGGTATTCCAATCTCTGCTGGTATAGTCAATTTTGTTGTTCTCACATCAGCAGCATCTTCCGCAAATAGCGGTATTTTTTCTACTAGCCGTATGATATATGGCCTTGCCACTAAACAGGGAGCTCCTGCTCTTTTAGGAAAACTTTCCAACAACCACGTCCCAGCTAATGCATTAGTCTTCTCTTGCCTATGCATTTTATTAGGCTACACTTTTTCATCATTATCTCCAACAGCTATAGGTGCTTTCACAATCGTTACAACCATTTCAGCAATTTTATTTATATTTGTATGGTCCGTGATTTTAATCAGTTATATTACTTACCGTCGCAATTATCCTACGCAACATGCTACATCCACCTATAAAATGCCAGGAGGCGTTTTTATGTGCTGGATCACTCTAGCTTTCTTTGCTTTTATTATTTTCTTATTGACGTTAGAATCCGATACCTTAGCAGCTTTAAAATACACATCATTTTGGTTTGTTTTCTTAAGCTTTATGTACTTTATATTTGGAAAGAAGAATTTTATCAGACACAAAAAATAA
- a CDS encoding TerC family protein, which produces MMEWIIDLHVWFGLVTLIFLEIVLGIDNLVFIAILAEKLPLHLRNRARLVGLTLALIMRLCLLMVIGWVISLDKVIFSIASFGFSWHSLILISGGAFLLAKGTLELHERLEGAAHERKTSVIYAVFWQVIVQIVVLDAVFSLDSIITATGMIARDQAVVMYIAVVVAMGVMMWGSGTIVRLISRYPTVVILCLGFLMMIGFTLIVEGLGFHIPKGYLYAAIGFSVLIEVLNQIGRHNREKMITTNDLRERTADAVLRLLGGGKKDGNLSETVDVIAEQAATSELFRPEEKEMIRGVLDLADRPVRSIMSPRNEIEWLDLNGDENEMREELQKVKHSRLILAREKVDEFVGVALTKDLILNWAEDKKINWQRAMREPLVVHENTSVLRLMEQLRHSSIQLAIIVDEHGSFEGIATPTDILEAIAGDFPDDDEEPVVVERLEGGSFLVEGCVDIRHLSGYLERDFVDEADRYTTLAGFMLWHFGHLPNEGESFETEGLCFKVIEMDRRNISKVLISPLNFIENEVMI; this is translated from the coding sequence ATGATGGAATGGATCATTGATCTCCATGTATGGTTTGGTTTGGTTACGTTAATTTTTCTCGAAATTGTTTTGGGAATAGATAACCTCGTTTTCATTGCAATCTTAGCAGAAAAATTGCCATTACATTTGCGTAATCGTGCGCGTTTGGTAGGTTTAACTTTAGCATTAATTATGCGGCTTTGCCTTCTCATGGTCATTGGCTGGGTAATAAGCCTTGATAAAGTAATTTTTTCTATCGCATCCTTTGGTTTTAGCTGGCATAGCCTCATTTTAATTAGTGGTGGAGCTTTTTTGTTAGCAAAAGGAACGCTGGAGTTACATGAAAGGTTGGAGGGGGCAGCACATGAAAGGAAAACTAGCGTTATTTATGCTGTTTTTTGGCAAGTGATTGTCCAAATTGTTGTACTTGATGCAGTGTTTTCTCTTGATAGTATTATTACTGCAACAGGTATGATCGCCAGAGATCAGGCAGTGGTTATGTACATAGCGGTTGTCGTTGCAATGGGTGTGATGATGTGGGGATCTGGCACCATTGTACGCTTAATTAGTCGTTATCCTACTGTTGTCATTCTTTGTCTTGGTTTTTTGATGATGATTGGCTTTACTCTCATTGTTGAAGGATTGGGCTTTCATATTCCAAAAGGTTATTTATATGCAGCTATAGGTTTTTCGGTTCTCATTGAAGTTTTGAATCAAATTGGGCGTCATAATCGTGAAAAGATGATTACAACAAATGATTTGCGTGAGCGGACAGCCGATGCTGTGTTAAGGCTTTTAGGAGGCGGAAAAAAAGACGGTAATCTTAGTGAGACTGTAGATGTCATTGCTGAACAAGCAGCTACTTCTGAGCTTTTTCGACCGGAAGAAAAAGAAATGATACGCGGTGTTCTAGATTTAGCTGATCGCCCTGTGCGCTCTATTATGTCGCCCCGTAATGAGATTGAATGGTTGGACTTGAATGGTGATGAAAATGAGATGCGTGAGGAATTGCAAAAAGTTAAACATAGTCGTTTAATTCTTGCACGCGAAAAAGTAGATGAATTTGTTGGAGTTGCTTTAACTAAGGATCTGATTTTAAATTGGGCTGAAGATAAAAAGATTAATTGGCAAAGAGCTATGCGCGAACCACTTGTTGTTCACGAAAATACAAGTGTTTTACGATTGATGGAACAATTACGCCATTCTTCGATCCAGCTTGCGATTATTGTTGATGAGCATGGATCTTTTGAAGGTATTGCAACACCGACAGATATTCTTGAGGCGATTGCTGGTGATTTTCCTGATGATGATGAAGAACCTGTTGTAGTAGAACGACTTGAAGGTGGAAGTTTTCTTGTTGAGGGGTGTGTGGACATTCGTCATTTGAGTGGTTATCTTGAGCGTGATTTTGTTGATGAGGCAGATCGTTATACTACGCTTGCAGGATTTATGCTTTGGCATTTTGGTCATTTACCAAATGAGGGTGAAAGTTTTGAAACTGAAGGTTTGTGTTTTAAAGTGATTGAAATGGATCGTCGAAATATTTCTAAAGTACTCATTTCTCCACTTAATTTTATAGAAAATGAAGTGATGATTTAG
- the ilvC gene encoding ketol-acid reductoisomerase has translation MRVYYDCDANVNLIKEKKVAIIGYGSQGRAHALNLKDSGIQNIQIALRPGSETAKKAKTDGFKVVDVSEAARWADLIMMATPDELQADIYKEHVHDYLRDGATIAFAHGLNIHFGLIEVKKTIDVVMVAPKGPGHTVRSEYQRGGGVPCLIAIAQDASGNAHGVALSYACGIGGGRTGVIETTFREECETDLFGEQAVLCGGLVELIRAGFETLTEAGYAPEMAYFECLHEVKLIVDLIYEGGIANMNYSISNTAEWGEYMSGPRVITDKTKVEMKRILKDIQTGKFTSDWMQEYKAGAARFKSIRRLNDAHPIEEVGKKLRAMMPWISSNALVDKKRN, from the coding sequence ATGCGTGTTTATTATGATTGTGATGCCAACGTTAATTTAATTAAAGAAAAAAAAGTAGCAATTATCGGTTATGGTTCACAAGGGCGTGCACACGCGTTAAATCTAAAGGATTCTGGTATTCAAAATATACAAATTGCTTTACGCCCAGGATCGGAAACAGCTAAAAAAGCTAAAACTGATGGTTTTAAAGTTGTTGATGTTTCTGAAGCAGCACGATGGGCCGATCTTATTATGATGGCAACACCTGATGAATTGCAGGCTGATATTTATAAAGAGCATGTTCATGATTATTTACGTGATGGAGCAACGATTGCTTTTGCCCATGGCTTGAATATTCATTTTGGCTTGATTGAGGTTAAAAAAACTATTGATGTTGTTATGGTTGCTCCCAAAGGTCCAGGTCATACAGTGCGTAGCGAATATCAACGCGGTGGGGGTGTTCCTTGCTTAATTGCGATTGCACAGGATGCTTCGGGTAATGCGCATGGTGTGGCGTTGTCTTATGCTTGCGGTATTGGTGGTGGACGTACCGGTGTGATTGAAACAACTTTTAGAGAAGAATGTGAAACAGATCTTTTTGGCGAACAAGCTGTTCTTTGTGGTGGGCTTGTTGAGCTTATTCGTGCAGGTTTTGAAACATTGACAGAGGCAGGTTATGCGCCTGAAATGGCTTATTTTGAGTGTTTGCATGAGGTTAAATTGATTGTTGATCTCATTTATGAAGGCGGTATTGCGAACATGAATTATTCAATTTCCAATACAGCTGAGTGGGGGGAATATATGTCTGGTCCACGCGTGATCACGGATAAAACTAAAGTAGAGATGAAACGTATTTTAAAAGATATTCAAACAGGTAAATTTACATCAGATTGGATGCAAGAATATAAAGCTGGTGCGGCCCGTTTTAAAAGTATTCGACGTTTAAATGATGCACATCCTATTGAAGAGGTTGGTAAAAAGCTGCGCGCTATGATGCCTTGGATTAGCTCTAATGCTTTGGTTGATAAGAAGCGTAACTGA
- a CDS encoding ATP-dependent DNA helicase, which produces MQFSSEQDNALKAVAAWLKDGNSPVFRLFGYAGTGKTTLARYFAETIDGSVQFAAFTGKAAQVLRSKGASNARTIHSLIYCPRGEQEISDEVTGKTSITPTFSLNRQSPIAQAKLVVVDECSMVDEQLARDLMSFRTPILVLGDPGQLPPISGGGFFSGGTPDFLLSEIHRQAYDNPIIRLAMDVREGRDIAYGDYGLARVVKRKELDQQLVLDADQLLVGMNRTRYLYNKRLRELKGFIEQYPQIGDRLVCLRNDSTKGLLNGSLWTVMTSKKELVKPSIHLLVNSEESEWGVVKIKLLKAIFENPEGEISWQIKKRYDDFDYGYALTVHKAQGSQWDNVVLFDESFAFRDMTACWLYTGITRAAKQLTIVR; this is translated from the coding sequence ATGCAGTTTTCATCAGAACAAGATAATGCGCTGAAGGCTGTAGCCGCATGGTTGAAAGACGGGAACTCTCCTGTTTTTCGCCTTTTTGGCTATGCAGGAACGGGAAAAACGACACTTGCTCGCTATTTTGCAGAAACAATAGATGGTTCTGTTCAGTTTGCTGCGTTTACAGGTAAAGCAGCGCAAGTTTTGCGTTCTAAAGGGGCGAGTAATGCTCGTACTATTCACTCATTGATTTATTGTCCTCGTGGTGAGCAAGAAATTTCAGATGAGGTAACAGGTAAAACATCTATAACACCAACATTTTCATTAAACCGACAAAGTCCAATCGCGCAAGCTAAGCTCGTTGTTGTCGATGAATGTTCGATGGTAGATGAACAATTAGCACGCGATTTGATGAGCTTTCGCACTCCAATTCTTGTCCTTGGTGATCCAGGTCAGTTGCCTCCCATATCGGGAGGTGGTTTTTTTTCTGGTGGTACACCAGATTTTCTTTTATCAGAAATTCATCGACAAGCGTATGATAATCCAATTATTCGCTTAGCTATGGATGTACGTGAGGGGCGTGATATTGCTTATGGTGATTATGGGCTGGCGCGTGTTGTTAAGCGTAAAGAGCTTGATCAACAGTTAGTATTAGATGCTGATCAACTTTTGGTAGGGATGAATCGAACGCGCTATCTTTATAATAAACGTTTGCGTGAATTAAAGGGATTTATAGAGCAATATCCGCAGATTGGAGACAGGCTTGTGTGTTTGCGCAATGATTCAACAAAAGGTTTGTTAAATGGCTCTTTGTGGACAGTTATGACTTCAAAGAAGGAACTTGTTAAGCCAAGTATTCATCTTCTTGTTAATTCGGAAGAAAGCGAATGGGGAGTTGTAAAAATTAAACTTCTCAAAGCAATTTTTGAAAATCCTGAAGGTGAAATTTCATGGCAAATAAAAAAGAGATACGACGACTTTGATTATGGGTATGCATTGACTGTTCATAAAGCTCAAGGATCTCAATGGGATAATGTGGTTTTATTTGATGAAAGTTTTGCATTTCGTGATATGACTGCATGTTGGCTTTATACAGGGATTACGCGCGCAGCAAAACAGTTAACAATTGTTCGATAA
- a CDS encoding acetolactate synthase 3 large subunit: MTDHPRTKKRADEKIMSGAEMVVQALIDQGVKHIFGYPGGAVLPIFDAIYRQNLFQHILVRHEQAAGHAAEGYARSTGKVGVMLVTSGPGATNAVTPLQDALMDSIPIVCFSGQVPTTLIGTNGFQEADTVSITRPCTKHNCLVRDVDDLAQIIHEAFHIAQSGRPGPVLVDIPKDIQCASGVYKAPQAKISIHCHSRPKEDAKAIERAVYLLAEAKRPVIYSGGGVISSGLEAVGLLRDLVQLGDFPITSTLMGLGAYPASGKNWLGMLGMHGTYEANMTMHHCDVMLALGARFDDRVTGRLDAFAPYARIIHVDIDPSSINKIVKVDVPIIGDAAYVLKDIIQCLRALQPVFNKRTRDEWWTQINQWRARNSLIYVEKKDVIMPQYALERLHALTKDVNTYITTDVGQHQMWAAQYCRFDKPNRWMTSGGLGTMGYGFPSAIGVQIAHPDALVICVSGDASIQMNIQELATAVQHNTPVKVFILNNQYMGMVRQWQQLLHGNRLSNSYMESMPDFVKLAQAYGAVGICCSKPDELDDKIQQMIDCDKPVLFDCRVDNLENCLPMIPSGCAHNDMLLPDEASDEVVSNAVPVTGQLFV; this comes from the coding sequence ATGACGGATCATCCAAGAACAAAAAAAAGAGCAGATGAGAAAATAATGTCGGGAGCTGAAATGGTCGTTCAGGCCCTCATTGATCAGGGAGTTAAACATATTTTTGGTTATCCTGGTGGAGCTGTTCTTCCTATTTTTGATGCAATTTATAGACAAAATTTATTTCAGCATATTTTGGTGCGTCATGAACAAGCGGCAGGTCATGCAGCGGAAGGTTATGCACGCAGTACTGGAAAAGTTGGCGTTATGCTTGTGACTTCTGGTCCGGGAGCAACCAATGCTGTAACTCCTTTGCAAGATGCATTGATGGATTCTATTCCTATTGTTTGTTTTTCTGGTCAGGTACCTACAACTTTGATTGGAACGAATGGTTTTCAAGAAGCAGATACAGTTAGTATTACGCGGCCTTGTACTAAACATAATTGCTTAGTTAGAGATGTGGATGATCTTGCACAAATTATTCATGAAGCATTTCATATTGCTCAATCGGGGCGTCCAGGGCCAGTTTTAGTTGATATTCCTAAAGATATTCAATGTGCTTCAGGTGTTTATAAGGCGCCTCAAGCTAAAATATCTATACATTGTCATTCTCGGCCAAAAGAGGACGCAAAAGCTATTGAGCGTGCCGTTTATCTTTTAGCAGAAGCTAAACGACCTGTTATTTATTCTGGTGGTGGCGTTATTTCATCAGGACTTGAAGCTGTAGGACTCTTGCGTGATTTAGTTCAACTGGGGGATTTTCCGATTACTTCAACATTAATGGGTCTTGGTGCTTATCCTGCTTCAGGAAAAAATTGGCTTGGAATGCTCGGGATGCACGGAACTTATGAAGCTAATATGACTATGCACCATTGTGATGTAATGTTAGCTCTTGGTGCACGGTTTGATGATCGTGTTACTGGGCGACTTGATGCATTTGCACCATATGCACGCATTATACATGTTGATATTGATCCTTCTTCTATCAATAAAATAGTTAAAGTAGACGTTCCTATTATTGGGGATGCTGCCTATGTTTTAAAAGATATAATACAATGTTTGCGTGCACTACAACCTGTATTTAATAAGAGAACTCGAGATGAGTGGTGGACACAAATTAATCAATGGCGTGCACGTAATTCATTAATATACGTCGAAAAAAAAGATGTTATTATGCCACAATATGCTCTTGAACGGCTTCATGCCCTTACCAAAGATGTCAATACTTATATTACAACTGATGTTGGTCAACATCAAATGTGGGCTGCACAATATTGCCGTTTTGATAAACCAAATCGTTGGATGACGTCTGGTGGTCTTGGAACAATGGGGTATGGTTTTCCTTCTGCTATTGGTGTTCAGATTGCACATCCTGATGCGCTTGTTATATGTGTTTCTGGTGATGCTTCAATTCAGATGAATATTCAAGAGCTTGCAACAGCAGTTCAGCATAATACACCTGTAAAGGTTTTTATTTTGAACAATCAGTATATGGGTATGGTCCGCCAGTGGCAGCAATTGTTACACGGTAATCGTCTTTCTAATTCTTATATGGAATCGATGCCTGATTTTGTTAAATTAGCGCAAGCTTATGGAGCAGTTGGTATTTGTTGCTCAAAACCAGATGAGCTTGATGATAAAATTCAGCAAATGATTGATTGCGATAAGCCGGTTTTATTTGATTGCCGTGTTGATAATTTAGAAAATTGTCTCCCTATGATCCCGTCTGGGTGTGCACATAATGATATGCTGTTGCCTGATGAGGCCAGTGATGAAGTAGTTTCTAATGCTGTTCCTGTTACAGGACAATTATTTGTGTAA
- a CDS encoding lysylphosphatidylglycerol synthase transmembrane domain-containing protein, with amino-acid sequence MKLKKFIWPFIGILTMLISIRILYIKLSTIFLVDVLDRLVDLKMHQWLLAFFCSLVAYAALAGYDRIALQHLGRKISWVFIAICSFTTYALSHNIGASVFSGAVVRYRAYKMKGLSGTEVAILVGFCSFTFAIGTILLFGVVLILQPEIITLIYEDLPVWLGTIIGVILLAFIALYTFGSWFQLKPLHISKKIQLSYPQLKIVIQQLLISPLELLGAAGIIYAVLPHNADICFISVLGVFLASFTITLLSNAPAGGVGVLEALFMAGMPQIDPTNVIAALIVFRMFYLIIPLIISLFFVAIFEIHQYRKRMQHISPE; translated from the coding sequence GTGAAATTAAAAAAATTTATATGGCCATTTATCGGCATCCTAACAATGCTGATATCGATCCGCATTCTTTATATAAAGCTATCAACTATTTTTCTTGTTGATGTCCTGGATCGTTTAGTCGATTTAAAGATGCATCAGTGGTTACTGGCCTTTTTTTGCTCACTTGTCGCTTACGCAGCTCTTGCTGGATATGACCGAATTGCCTTACAACATCTTGGTCGTAAAATTTCTTGGGTATTCATCGCTATTTGTTCATTTACCACTTATGCACTTTCACATAATATCGGCGCTTCAGTTTTTTCTGGTGCTGTTGTTCGCTATCGTGCTTATAAAATGAAAGGACTAAGTGGAACAGAAGTCGCAATATTAGTTGGCTTTTGTTCCTTTACTTTTGCAATTGGAACAATTCTGCTCTTCGGCGTCGTTTTAATTCTGCAGCCTGAAATTATTACACTTATTTACGAAGATCTTCCCGTATGGCTCGGTACAATAATTGGCGTAATTTTACTTGCCTTTATAGCGTTATACACTTTCGGCAGCTGGTTTCAGTTAAAGCCTTTACACATAAGCAAAAAAATTCAACTTTCTTATCCTCAGCTTAAAATTGTCATCCAACAGCTTCTAATTAGCCCATTAGAACTTTTAGGAGCGGCGGGAATTATATATGCTGTACTGCCTCATAATGCTGATATTTGTTTTATTTCTGTGCTCGGCGTTTTCCTTGCATCTTTTACCATTACCCTGCTTTCCAATGCCCCCGCAGGAGGAGTAGGTGTACTTGAAGCTTTATTCATGGCAGGTATGCCTCAAATAGATCCTACTAACGTTATTGCAGCACTTATTGTATTTAGAATGTTCTATTTGATTATACCACTTATCATTTCACTGTTCTTTGTAGCAATTTTTGAGATTCACCAATATCGGAAACGAATGCAGCATATTTCGCCTGAATAA
- the miaA gene encoding tRNA (adenosine(37)-N6)-dimethylallyltransferase MiaA — protein sequence MIQRMVTLIAGPTASGKSELALKIAQEKNAIIINTDSMQIYDVLNILTARPTKADSMIASHYLYGYVSPAFSYSVGQWLSDVDKLLSAFPLKPLIFVGGTGLYFRALLEGISEIPSIPDAIRKKWRIRLCKEGAKSLYHELLQVDAVLCEKIAPQDGQRIIRALEVYESTGKRLSWWQKQKTKSLIAQDCLEKILLIPPRHLLYERINERFNHMVERGVLEEIVVMKKLMLSPLLPAMKAIGVRELMAYLDGYKSFKDAIEEAKMQTRRYAKRQMTWFNNQFDDQWNLIYS from the coding sequence ATGATACAAAGAATGGTTACATTGATAGCTGGTCCAACGGCAAGCGGAAAGTCAGAACTTGCATTAAAAATAGCTCAAGAAAAAAATGCTATTATTATTAATACTGATTCGATGCAGATTTATGATGTGTTGAATATTTTGACAGCAAGACCGACAAAAGCTGATAGCATGATCGCTTCACACTATCTTTATGGTTATGTGAGTCCTGCTTTTAGTTATTCGGTAGGGCAATGGTTGAGCGATGTTGACAAACTTTTAAGTGCATTCCCACTAAAACCTCTTATTTTTGTCGGTGGAACAGGGCTTTATTTTCGTGCACTTTTAGAAGGGATTTCAGAAATCCCTTCTATTCCAGATGCTATACGAAAAAAATGGCGAATTCGACTTTGTAAAGAAGGAGCTAAAAGTCTTTATCATGAGTTGTTGCAGGTTGATGCTGTTCTTTGTGAAAAAATTGCTCCACAAGATGGACAACGAATTATTCGTGCTTTGGAAGTTTATGAATCAACAGGTAAAAGATTAAGTTGGTGGCAAAAGCAAAAAACGAAATCCTTAATTGCTCAAGATTGTTTAGAAAAAATTCTTCTTATTCCCCCGCGGCACTTACTTTATGAACGCATTAATGAGCGGTTTAACCATATGGTTGAAAGAGGAGTGTTAGAAGAAATAGTTGTTATGAAAAAACTCATGCTTTCTCCTTTACTGCCAGCGATGAAAGCTATAGGGGTACGTGAGCTTATGGCTTATTTAGATGGATATAAAAGTTTTAAAGATGCTATTGAGGAAGCAAAAATGCAAACTAGGAGATATGCAAAAAGGCAAATGACGTGGTTTAATAACCAATTTGATGACCAATGGAATCTTATTTATTCATAA
- a CDS encoding pyridoxine 5'-phosphate synthase, giving the protein MAVKLSVNLNAVAVLRNRRHLPWPSVTDIGYKALTAGAVGLTVHPRPDERHICFSDLPDIRFLINNNFPTAEFNIEGYPSDMFLDIAEKYADQITLVPDDPDQSTSDHGWDFSNDAEFLTPIVQRLKEKKIRVSLFANPVVDDLDIVKTIGADRVEFYTGAYGGAFKDKKKQEQELDKLVLAAKKARELQLGVNAGHDLTVFNLSALVDRIPWLDEVSIGHGLIADALEYGIHETVQRFTRLLV; this is encoded by the coding sequence ATGGCAGTAAAACTTTCAGTTAATCTCAATGCTGTTGCTGTTTTGCGTAATCGCCGTCATCTGCCATGGCCGAGTGTTACAGATATTGGGTATAAAGCACTTACAGCTGGTGCAGTAGGGTTAACTGTTCATCCACGACCGGATGAAAGACACATTTGTTTTTCCGATTTGCCAGATATACGTTTTTTAATTAACAATAATTTTCCCACTGCTGAATTTAATATTGAAGGCTATCCAAGTGATATGTTTTTAGATATAGCAGAAAAATATGCTGATCAAATTACACTTGTGCCTGATGATCCAGATCAGTCGACATCTGATCATGGTTGGGATTTTTCTAATGATGCGGAATTTTTAACACCTATTGTACAACGCTTAAAAGAAAAAAAAATTCGTGTATCATTGTTTGCTAATCCAGTTGTAGATGACCTTGACATTGTTAAAACGATTGGTGCCGATCGTGTAGAATTTTATACTGGAGCTTATGGTGGAGCATTTAAAGATAAGAAGAAACAGGAGCAGGAGTTAGATAAACTTGTATTAGCGGCTAAAAAAGCTAGAGAGTTGCAATTAGGTGTCAATGCAGGACATGATCTGACAGTTTTTAATCTTTCTGCTCTTGTTGACCGAATACCTTGGCTTGATGAGGTTTCCATTGGCCATGGGCTGATCGCTGATGCATTAGAATATGGAATACATGAGACTGTTCAGCGATTCACCCGTTTGTTAGTATAA